From the Planctomycetota bacterium genome, one window contains:
- a CDS encoding HD domain-containing protein, which translates to MFRNRIRLLLLGTTLAIAIALAWALQLKLGSRGPGDRAPTLGEILVLVLPAMLVLGVLGDFYIRRLFRPLDALGGAVRKISQGDLTATLAVDGPEDIAALSRGVNQMLDTLRQQEAVYKKADALQNEASDREEHDILIQILKEQLSKVTDVDLLLHSLLNSSLEFSKCEAGSIWVADQNQLVLWYTRNLVLEGRKPGSRLGIVNARIPISSKSIAGHSVLEKKQVVIDDVYNLPPGSPFQFDQSFDQKTGFRTRCMISIPLIGAQGAALGVMQLINPAGHKTVTGTPLAARTESFALLAGLVLERARNAKEFLMRMVRTVEIRDPHETGVHVQSVSDVACHLYKLLADKRHMPPNQRDQNISILRVAALLHDIGKVGIPDSILKKPGKLDEEEFNLMKWHTVIGAKLFDGAESELEKAAADVARYHHERWDGTGYPGPIQMDSVGGILEQLKGVKHQARGLKGEETPLFARLVAIADVYDALASHRAYKEPWTDDKILEAIREGAGKHFDPEIAEVFLENFADLKSIRERF; encoded by the coding sequence ATGTTTCGAAACCGGATCAGGCTGCTGCTGCTCGGCACGACGCTGGCGATCGCCATCGCACTGGCCTGGGCGCTGCAGCTGAAGCTCGGTTCAAGAGGTCCGGGCGACCGCGCGCCGACGCTGGGCGAGATCCTGGTGCTGGTGCTGCCTGCGATGCTTGTCCTTGGCGTGCTCGGTGACTTCTACATCCGTCGTCTTTTTCGCCCGCTGGACGCGCTGGGCGGCGCGGTCCGGAAAATATCCCAGGGCGATCTCACGGCCACGCTGGCGGTGGACGGTCCTGAAGACATCGCGGCGCTGAGCCGCGGCGTGAACCAGATGCTCGACACGCTTCGCCAGCAGGAGGCGGTTTACAAGAAGGCCGACGCCCTGCAGAACGAGGCATCGGATCGCGAGGAGCACGACATCCTGATCCAGATCCTCAAGGAGCAGCTGTCGAAGGTGACGGACGTCGACCTGCTGCTGCATTCGCTGCTGAACTCCTCGCTGGAATTCTCCAAGTGCGAGGCGGGATCGATCTGGGTCGCGGACCAGAACCAATTGGTGCTCTGGTACACGCGCAACCTGGTGCTGGAGGGCCGCAAGCCGGGATCGCGCCTGGGCATCGTGAATGCGAGGATTCCGATTTCCTCCAAGAGCATCGCCGGGCACAGCGTGCTGGAGAAGAAGCAGGTGGTGATCGACGACGTCTACAACCTGCCGCCGGGTTCGCCCTTCCAGTTCGACCAGTCCTTTGACCAGAAGACCGGATTCCGCACGCGCTGCATGATCTCCATTCCCCTGATCGGCGCGCAGGGGGCGGCGCTGGGCGTGATGCAGCTCATCAATCCCGCCGGACACAAGACCGTCACCGGCACGCCGCTGGCCGCGCGGACCGAAAGTTTCGCGCTGCTGGCCGGCCTGGTGCTGGAGCGGGCACGCAACGCCAAGGAATTCCTGATGCGCATGGTGCGCACCGTTGAAATCCGGGATCCCCACGAGACCGGCGTGCACGTCCAGAGCGTCTCCGACGTGGCCTGCCACCTCTACAAGCTGCTCGCCGACAAGCGCCACATGCCGCCCAACCAGCGCGACCAGAACATCTCCATCCTGCGCGTGGCGGCGCTGCTGCACGACATCGGCAAGGTCGGCATTCCGGACTCCATCCTGAAGAAGCCCGGCAAGCTGGACGAGGAGGAGTTCAACCTGATGAAGTGGCACACGGTGATCGGCGCCAAGCTCTTCGACGGGGCCGAGAGCGAGCTGGAGAAGGCCGCCGCCGACGTCGCCCGCTACCACCACGAGCGCTGGGACGGCACGGGATATCCGGGTCCGATTCAGATGGATTCGGTCGGCGGAATTCTGGAGCAGCTCAAGGGCGTGAAGCATCAGGCCCGCGGCCTGAAGGGTGAGGAGACGCCGCTCTTCGCCCGCCTGGTCGCGATCGCCGATGTCTACGACGCGCTGGCGAGCCACCGCGCCTACAAGGAGCCCTGGACCGACGACAAAATTCTGGAGGCGATCCGCGAGGGGGCCGGCAAGCACTTTGATCCGGAGATCGCCGAGGTTTTCCTGGAGAATTTCGCCGACCTGAAGTCGATCCGCGAGCGCTTCTGA
- a CDS encoding sulfite exporter TauE/SafE family protein, translating into MNSELALALLVLLIGAVAMLYAGVGHGGASGYLALMALFGMSPSVMRPSALVLNIAVSALATVAFARAGHFRWRLLWPFVIASIPFAYLGGTKTLDETAFKVLVAVTLALAAARLFMPQRERPTKPLPIADALACGAAIGLLSGLVGVGGGIFLTPLLILCAWSTPREAAAVSAPFILLNSLAGLGGLMGQGVSFPSWLWWACGSAIVGGWLGARWSSRSASQTGLRMALGVVLLIAAVKFVVV; encoded by the coding sequence ATGAACAGCGAACTCGCCCTCGCGCTCCTTGTCCTGCTCATCGGCGCGGTCGCCATGCTCTACGCGGGCGTCGGTCATGGCGGAGCGTCGGGCTATCTGGCGCTCATGGCCCTCTTCGGAATGAGTCCCTCCGTGATGCGCCCCTCGGCGCTGGTCCTGAACATCGCCGTCTCCGCCCTGGCCACGGTGGCCTTTGCGCGGGCCGGGCACTTTCGCTGGCGGCTGCTCTGGCCCTTCGTCATCGCGTCGATTCCCTTCGCCTACCTGGGCGGCACCAAGACACTCGACGAAACCGCGTTCAAGGTCCTGGTGGCTGTGACCCTGGCGCTGGCTGCGGCGCGGCTCTTCATGCCGCAGCGCGAGCGGCCGACCAAGCCTCTGCCGATTGCGGACGCGCTGGCGTGCGGCGCGGCGATCGGACTGCTTTCGGGACTCGTCGGGGTCGGCGGAGGCATTTTTCTCACTCCGCTGCTCATCCTTTGCGCCTGGTCGACGCCGCGCGAGGCCGCCGCAGTCTCGGCCCCCTTCATCCTGCTGAACTCCCTGGCCGGGCTCGGCGGTCTGATGGGACAGGGAGTGTCCTTCCCTTCCTGGCTCTGGTGGGCGTGCGGCTCCGCGATCGTCGGCGGATGGCTGGGCGCCCGCTGGAGCAGCCGCTCGGCGTCGCAAACCGGACTGCGGATGGCGCTTGGAGTGGTGCTGCTGATCGCAGCGGTGAAATTCGTCGTGGTCTAG
- the dinB gene encoding DNA polymerase IV gives MIWTRCILHADLDSFFASVEQLDDPALRGVPVLVGGATGRSVVAAASYEARKFGCHSAMPMALARAKCPQAVVMPPRFDRYSELSGKFRNILLDQSPLVEPLSVDEAFIDVTGSQRLLGSGPRIAQSIRDRVRDEIQLTVSVGVATSKFVAKIASDLHKPDGMTIIPHGETRSILAPLDIARMWGVGPKTLPRFIAAGIRTFGDLQRLTPEEAQRRLGEMGVHCRELALGLDDRDVITEHDAKSVGQEETFDRDVGDVNVLRAVLLEQCERVSMRLRASNGLATCVSLKLRLPNFETHSRQKSLRPFTDRTKPIWQTADGLLKTWRSGSKLPLRLLGVSVDRIDRSEALQQPELFPDPADEVERKLDSVTDAVARKYGPEALHRGGGRAESRRSKRDATDKGPRPEANRG, from the coding sequence TTGATTTGGACACGCTGCATCCTTCATGCGGACCTCGATTCCTTCTTTGCGAGCGTCGAACAACTGGATGATCCAGCACTTCGGGGGGTTCCCGTGCTCGTTGGCGGCGCCACCGGACGAAGCGTTGTCGCGGCGGCGAGCTACGAGGCGAGAAAGTTCGGCTGCCACAGCGCCATGCCCATGGCCTTGGCGCGGGCGAAGTGCCCCCAGGCGGTGGTGATGCCTCCGCGCTTCGATCGATACTCGGAGCTCAGCGGAAAATTCCGGAACATCCTCCTCGATCAATCCCCGCTGGTCGAGCCGCTGAGCGTCGACGAGGCTTTCATCGACGTCACCGGATCGCAGCGCCTGCTAGGCAGCGGACCACGGATTGCGCAAAGTATCCGCGACCGCGTGCGCGACGAGATTCAATTGACGGTGAGCGTCGGAGTGGCGACTTCGAAGTTCGTCGCGAAGATCGCCAGTGACCTGCACAAGCCCGATGGCATGACGATCATTCCCCATGGGGAGACCCGTTCCATCCTCGCTCCCCTGGACATCGCGCGAATGTGGGGCGTCGGGCCCAAGACGCTTCCTCGGTTCATCGCCGCAGGCATTCGCACGTTCGGGGATCTGCAGCGATTGACTCCGGAGGAGGCCCAGCGGCGGCTGGGCGAGATGGGTGTGCATTGCCGCGAGCTGGCTCTGGGCCTGGACGACCGTGACGTCATCACGGAGCACGACGCCAAGAGCGTCGGGCAGGAGGAGACCTTCGACCGCGATGTCGGCGATGTGAATGTGCTTCGTGCCGTGCTGCTTGAGCAGTGCGAGCGGGTCTCCATGCGCCTTCGCGCTTCCAACGGATTGGCGACCTGCGTCTCGCTCAAGCTGCGGCTGCCGAATTTTGAGACGCACTCGCGGCAGAAATCCCTGCGCCCCTTCACCGATCGGACCAAGCCGATATGGCAAACCGCCGATGGACTGCTGAAGACCTGGCGCAGCGGCAGCAAACTTCCTCTACGCCTGCTCGGCGTCAGCGTGGACCGGATCGATCGATCCGAGGCGCTGCAGCAGCCGGAACTCTTTCCCGATCCCGCGGACGAAGTGGAGCGCAAGCTCGACTCCGTCACCGACGCCGTGGCCCGCAAGTACGGCCCCGAGGCGCTGCACCGCGGAGGCGGGCGCGCAGAGAGCCGCCGCTCCAAGCGCGACGCCACCGACAAGGGTCCGCGCCCCGAGGCCAATCGGGGCTAG
- a CDS encoding CrcB family protein translates to MNSRPAHPKQSIGIMLLLVFCGGTLGTSLRYAAELAGPSANVEPWVAVLAVNLVATFFAAWIGRKYLALSRAHLSDVVDPFQKRNPKFNLFFVTGCMGGLSTFSSLSQELCQQMARGDAKGFALNLGLSLLLGVAAASLGLRLGQRTA, encoded by the coding sequence GTGAATTCGCGGCCCGCACATCCGAAGCAATCGATCGGGATCATGCTGCTGCTGGTGTTTTGCGGCGGCACGCTGGGCACCAGCCTCCGCTACGCCGCGGAGTTGGCCGGTCCGTCCGCGAACGTGGAGCCCTGGGTCGCGGTGCTGGCGGTGAACCTCGTCGCCACCTTTTTCGCCGCCTGGATCGGTCGGAAATATCTGGCGCTCTCGCGAGCCCATCTGAGCGACGTCGTCGATCCCTTCCAGAAGAGGAATCCGAAGTTCAACTTGTTTTTCGTCACCGGCTGCATGGGCGGGTTGAGCACCTTCAGCTCGCTCTCGCAGGAGCTCTGCCAGCAGATGGCCCGCGGCGACGCGAAAGGCTTCGCACTGAATCTGGGTTTGTCGCTGCTGCTGGGTGTCGCGGCGGCCTCGCTAGGCCTTCGGCTGGGCCAGCGCACGGCCTGA
- a CDS encoding CrcB family protein, translating into MLAPFATVILIGLAGGLGAAARLGVYLFLDRDRAWPQWAILLVINLAGSLAIGYLAKAALRIEGDSREVLTGMMLTGFLGGFTTFSSFAIETTEGLHNRRARGAALFVALSLAGGVALAWLGQRMAS; encoded by the coding sequence ATGCTAGCCCCGTTCGCGACCGTGATTTTGATCGGCCTCGCAGGAGGTCTCGGGGCGGCGGCCCGGCTTGGCGTCTACCTCTTTCTTGATCGCGATCGCGCCTGGCCGCAGTGGGCGATCCTGCTGGTGATCAATCTGGCCGGATCGCTGGCGATCGGATATCTGGCCAAGGCCGCGCTGCGCATTGAGGGCGATTCCCGCGAGGTGCTGACCGGCATGATGCTTACGGGATTCCTCGGGGGGTTCACCACCTTCAGTTCCTTTGCCATTGAAACCACCGAGGGGCTGCACAACCGCCGCGCGCGGGGAGCCGCACTCTTCGTCGCCCTCAGCCTGGCGGGTGGTGTCGCACTGGCCTGGCTTGGCCAAAGGATGGCCTCGTGA